The proteins below come from a single Chryseobacterium bernardetii genomic window:
- a CDS encoding beta-ketoacyl-ACP synthase III: MYDVFITKASKFLPNEPVSNDEMETYLGLINDAPSKARSLILRNNKITTRYYALDKEGNPTHTNAQLTAKAIEGLFDENFKKEDMKLLSVGTTSPDQIQPSHASMVHGELNIGKSIEINTATGLCNSGMNALNYGFLSVRAGVQENAVCAGSERMSAWMTADKFNHEAENLKLLEERPIIAFKREFLRWMLSDGAGAFLLQNKPRENAISLKVEFIDFYSYAHEIEACMYAGCEKQEDGSLKSWADYPSDSWLKESIFAIKQDTKILDKYILVKGAESLRASFDKHNLDPEKIDHVLAHISSGYFKDGLKEEFAKKGMDFPAEKWFYNLSDVGNIGAGSIFVALEELMNSGTLKKGEKVLLCVPESGRFAYSCSLLTVC; encoded by the coding sequence ATGTACGACGTATTTATAACAAAAGCTTCAAAATTTTTACCCAATGAACCGGTATCAAATGATGAAATGGAAACATATCTGGGGCTTATCAATGACGCACCTTCTAAAGCCAGATCACTTATTTTAAGAAATAATAAAATCACTACAAGATATTACGCTTTAGATAAAGAAGGAAATCCTACGCATACCAATGCACAGCTTACGGCAAAAGCCATTGAAGGACTTTTTGATGAGAATTTCAAAAAGGAAGATATGAAGTTACTTTCAGTAGGAACTACTTCTCCGGATCAGATCCAGCCTTCACATGCTTCTATGGTTCATGGTGAACTGAATATAGGAAAATCTATTGAAATCAACACCGCAACCGGACTTTGCAACTCTGGGATGAATGCCCTTAACTACGGATTTCTTTCTGTAAGAGCCGGTGTACAGGAAAATGCTGTATGCGCAGGCTCTGAGAGAATGTCTGCATGGATGACAGCAGATAAATTCAACCATGAGGCAGAAAATTTAAAATTACTGGAAGAAAGACCAATTATTGCTTTCAAAAGAGAATTCCTCAGATGGATGCTTTCTGACGGGGCAGGAGCTTTCTTACTACAAAATAAACCGAGAGAAAATGCTATTTCTTTAAAAGTAGAATTTATCGATTTCTATTCTTACGCCCACGAGATTGAAGCATGTATGTATGCAGGATGCGAAAAGCAGGAAGACGGAAGCTTGAAATCCTGGGCAGATTATCCATCTGATTCCTGGTTGAAGGAATCTATCTTCGCCATCAAACAGGACACCAAAATCCTTGATAAATACATTCTTGTAAAAGGAGCGGAAAGCTTAAGGGCTTCTTTCGATAAACATAACCTGGATCCTGAAAAAATTGACCATGTACTGGCTCACATCTCTTCAGGATATTTCAAAGATGGGCTGAAAGAAGAATTTGCTAAAAAAGGTATGGATTTCCCTGCGGAGAAATGGTTCTACAACCTTTCTGATGTAGGAAATATCGGAGCAGGATCTATCTTTGTAGCATTAGAGGAACTGATGAACTCCGGAACCTTGAAAAAAGGAGAAAAAGTACTTCTTTGTGTTCCTGAAAGTGGAAGATTTGCTTATTCTTGTTCACTATTAACAGTCTGCTAA
- a CDS encoding MMPL family transporter: MHRFFIFLYYLISRNKILSVFTALGIALVCLFFASKINFEEDINQIIPKNEKSDLTAKVLKQLNFSDKIIVIIENKSKEDSFQLSETADTFLQKTEPLQKYIGSIQGKVNDNEISETFDFVNQNLPLFLNENDYKDIGRKIQKDSLAKQVEDNYISLVSPTSLVTKEFIKKDPLGLTFLGIKKLNALNISKDFKLEDSYIVTKDGQNLLLFIEPKNKSNDTKANEAFVDQLNTIKDNLNKQFNGKTEISYFGSPVIAVANAKQIKKDIQNTVVISMTVLLVLLIYYFRNFFTPIIVFLPTVFSVLLALLVLYFIKDKISAISLSVGAILIGITIDYALHILTHYKHNNNIEELYKEITQPIILSSATTAVSFLCLVFVRSEALKDLGLFAAITVILSSITALIIVPQLYPQHTEEKLNTNFIDKIGSYPYEKNKPLIIGCSVIILACLFGFRHVGFNEDIGDLNYIPKEMKISEAKLQKLSDITSKSIYTISYGNSEEQALARNSQLNTFLEQEKKEGKILSYNSIGSIVLSEKDQQKKISDWQHFWDDSKKKQTISELINNGNKFGFNSSAFDNFNEILNKNYSTLDIKDYEKVKALQISEFMSNENNFYTISNIVKVDESKRDAFIKDIEKKHDAIAIDRQQMNENFLGLLKRDFNTLINYSLLAIILTIIVFFRNFELTVLTMFPIVLTGVVTAGILYFLGLELNIFSTVVCTLVFGVGDDFSIFLTQAMQKEHTTGKNELPTYRTSIILAVFTTILSIGSLIFAKHPALHSLALVALIGMFSVIIITSTLYPFWFRLLITNRAKKGLSPITFRLFIISIFSFLYYGLGGLIFSAFGSIFVKNSKGKTLNIIKLILARFLTSVLYSNPFVKKKVIENPNEDFSKPAVIIANHTSFLDTLAIAMATHKIIYLVNDWVYQSPVFGKLVRALGFYPVSQGIENGMDQLKEKIAQGYSLVVFPEAERSYTNDVKRFHKGAFYIAEQFELDVLPLYIHGNSEVLPKGDFIIYDGSITVKVGDRIRKDDLSFGQNYSERTKKINARYREEFAKLRKEIENENYFKKKLFLSYLYKDNEVVTEVKKDFNAHKSVYFELNKHIAADASILHIADDFGQKDALLTLYQASRRIFSWISNEDKRVIAAHNYLVKKRKINYIKELSEVNKKIDVLLVSDDNFDLNEIQNLPEKIIFINTTKTEIENKNYILEFSSEALKVFKTE, from the coding sequence ATGCATCGCTTTTTTATATTTTTATATTATCTGATTTCCCGAAACAAAATCCTTTCTGTTTTTACAGCATTAGGAATTGCTCTTGTATGTCTTTTCTTTGCTTCGAAGATTAATTTTGAGGAAGATATTAATCAGATCATCCCTAAAAATGAAAAATCGGATCTTACGGCAAAGGTTCTTAAGCAGCTTAATTTTTCGGATAAGATTATTGTGATCATAGAAAACAAGTCCAAAGAAGACAGCTTCCAGCTATCTGAAACTGCAGATACATTTTTACAGAAAACAGAACCTTTGCAAAAGTATATCGGTTCTATACAGGGAAAAGTAAATGATAATGAAATATCGGAAACCTTTGATTTTGTGAATCAAAACCTGCCTTTATTCCTCAACGAAAATGATTATAAAGACATTGGGAGGAAAATTCAAAAGGACAGCCTAGCAAAGCAGGTAGAGGATAATTACATATCCTTGGTATCCCCTACAAGTCTTGTTACCAAAGAATTCATTAAAAAGGATCCTCTGGGGCTGACTTTTTTAGGAATTAAAAAATTAAATGCCTTAAACATCAGCAAGGATTTCAAACTGGAAGACAGCTATATTGTGACCAAAGATGGCCAAAACCTTCTGCTTTTCATTGAACCCAAAAATAAAAGTAACGATACGAAGGCCAATGAAGCTTTTGTTGATCAGCTTAATACCATAAAAGACAATCTTAACAAACAATTCAATGGGAAAACCGAAATCAGCTATTTTGGTTCTCCGGTGATTGCAGTGGCCAACGCCAAACAGATCAAAAAAGACATTCAGAATACGGTTGTGATTTCTATGACAGTCCTTTTAGTCCTTCTGATCTATTATTTCCGGAACTTCTTTACCCCGATCATTGTTTTCCTTCCTACCGTCTTCTCCGTTCTGCTCGCTTTATTGGTGCTATACTTTATTAAGGATAAAATTTCCGCCATATCATTAAGTGTAGGAGCTATCCTTATCGGAATTACTATAGATTATGCACTGCATATTCTTACCCATTACAAGCACAATAATAATATTGAGGAACTTTATAAAGAAATCACCCAGCCTATCATATTGAGTAGTGCCACTACTGCAGTTTCTTTTCTGTGTCTGGTATTTGTTCGTTCCGAAGCTTTAAAGGATCTGGGACTTTTTGCGGCTATCACGGTTATTTTATCTTCTATTACCGCATTAATTATTGTTCCTCAGCTTTATCCCCAACATACTGAAGAAAAACTTAATACCAATTTTATTGATAAAATCGGATCTTATCCGTATGAAAAAAATAAGCCTTTGATTATAGGATGTTCTGTTATCATTCTGGCATGTCTGTTTGGTTTCAGGCATGTAGGCTTTAATGAAGATATTGGAGACCTGAATTACATTCCGAAGGAAATGAAGATCAGTGAAGCCAAACTGCAGAAACTATCAGATATTACTTCAAAATCCATTTACACGATTTCTTACGGAAATTCTGAAGAGCAGGCTCTGGCCAGAAACTCTCAGTTAAATACATTTCTGGAACAAGAGAAAAAAGAAGGCAAAATCCTTAGTTACAACTCAATCGGAAGTATTGTTCTGTCTGAAAAAGACCAGCAGAAGAAAATTTCAGATTGGCAGCACTTCTGGGATGACAGCAAAAAAAAACAGACCATTTCAGAGCTTATCAATAACGGAAATAAATTCGGGTTCAACAGTTCAGCTTTTGACAATTTCAATGAGATTTTAAATAAAAACTATTCTACATTAGACATCAAGGACTATGAAAAGGTAAAAGCTCTTCAGATCTCAGAATTCATGAGCAATGAAAACAACTTTTACACGATTTCCAATATTGTAAAAGTTGATGAGAGCAAAAGAGACGCCTTCATCAAGGATATTGAAAAGAAGCATGATGCTATTGCCATAGACCGTCAGCAGATGAATGAGAACTTTTTAGGGTTATTAAAAAGAGATTTCAACACGTTGATTAATTATTCTCTTTTAGCTATTATTTTAACCATTATTGTCTTCTTCAGGAATTTTGAGCTGACTGTTCTTACCATGTTTCCTATTGTTCTGACAGGAGTGGTAACGGCCGGAATTTTATATTTCCTAGGACTGGAATTGAATATTTTCAGCACAGTAGTTTGTACACTGGTATTCGGAGTAGGTGATGACTTCAGTATTTTCCTTACTCAGGCTATGCAAAAGGAACATACAACAGGAAAAAATGAACTTCCTACTTACAGGACTTCCATTATTTTAGCGGTATTCACAACCATTTTATCCATCGGATCTTTAATTTTCGCCAAACATCCTGCTTTACATTCGTTAGCTCTGGTTGCTTTAATAGGAATGTTCTCTGTGATTATCATTACCTCTACCCTATATCCGTTCTGGTTCAGGTTACTGATTACCAACAGAGCAAAAAAAGGACTTTCACCAATCACTTTCAGGCTTTTTATTATTTCAATATTCAGTTTTTTATATTACGGACTTGGCGGATTGATTTTTTCAGCTTTCGGAAGCATCTTTGTAAAAAATTCAAAGGGGAAAACATTGAATATTATCAAACTTATTTTAGCCAGGTTTTTAACTTCCGTTCTGTATTCTAATCCTTTTGTAAAGAAGAAGGTCATTGAAAATCCAAACGAAGACTTCAGCAAACCGGCTGTTATTATTGCCAATCATACCTCTTTTCTTGATACACTGGCTATTGCAATGGCCACCCATAAAATCATTTATTTAGTGAACGACTGGGTGTACCAGTCTCCGGTATTTGGAAAACTGGTAAGAGCATTAGGTTTTTATCCGGTTTCCCAAGGTATTGAAAATGGGATGGATCAGTTAAAGGAAAAAATCGCCCAGGGATATTCTTTAGTAGTTTTCCCTGAAGCAGAGCGCTCTTATACCAATGATGTGAAAAGATTCCATAAAGGAGCATTTTACATTGCAGAACAGTTTGAACTGGATGTTCTTCCTTTGTATATCCACGGAAATTCTGAGGTACTTCCAAAAGGAGACTTCATAATTTACGACGGAAGCATCACGGTAAAAGTGGGTGACAGAATCAGGAAAGACGATCTGAGTTTTGGCCAAAATTATTCTGAAAGAACAAAAAAGATCAACGCCCGCTATAGAGAAGAGTTTGCTAAGTTGAGAAAAGAGATAGAGAACGAAAATTATTTTAAAAAGAAACTGTTTTTAAGCTATTTATATAAGGATAATGAAGTGGTAACAGAAGTAAAAAAAGATTTCAATGCTCATAAATCGGTTTACTTTGAACTGAATAAACATATTGCTGCAGATGCCAGCATTCTTCATATTGCCGATGATTTTGGCCAAAAAGATGCTTTACTTACCCTTTACCAGGCCAGCCGAAGAATTTTTTCATGGATCAGTAATGAAGATAAAAGAGTAATTGCTGCCCATAATTATCTGGTAAAAAAAAGAAAGATAAACTATATAAAAGAATTGTCTGAAGTAAATAAGAAGATTGACGTTCTCCTGGTTTCTGATGATAATTTTGATCTCAATGAAATTCAGAATCTTCCTGAAAAGATCATTTTTATCAATACCACAAAAACTGAAATAGAAAATAAAAATTATATATTAGAATTTAGTTCTGAAGCATTAAAAGTATTTAAAACTGAATAA
- a CDS encoding ABC transporter ATP-binding protein, producing the protein MAENMIEIKNLYKKYKNSDEFSVNDISLNIDKNEIYGILGPNGAGKTTLISILSGLIKPTSGQFTINGLSPQKDNFKIRQIMGIVPQEYALYPTLTAKENLMFFGSLYGLKHKQLTKAIDDSLEIMGLSKFANKQVGQFSGGMKRRCNLIAGTLHNPKVLFLDEPTVGVDVQSKKVIIDFLLELNKSGTCIIYTSHHLSEAEEFCTKIAIIDKGRIHAVGTPEELVSQISHAENLEDVFISLTGKELRDVVV; encoded by the coding sequence ATGGCAGAGAATATGATTGAGATAAAAAACCTATATAAAAAATACAAAAATTCCGATGAGTTTTCTGTAAATGATATCTCTTTGAATATCGACAAAAATGAAATTTACGGGATTCTTGGCCCTAACGGCGCAGGAAAGACCACTTTAATTTCCATACTTTCAGGATTAATCAAGCCTACTTCAGGGCAATTTACCATCAATGGACTGTCACCACAAAAAGATAATTTCAAGATCAGGCAGATCATGGGGATTGTACCACAGGAGTACGCCCTCTATCCTACTCTTACCGCTAAAGAAAACCTGATGTTCTTTGGAAGCTTATATGGATTAAAGCATAAGCAGCTTACCAAAGCTATTGATGATTCCCTGGAAATCATGGGGCTTTCAAAATTTGCCAACAAGCAGGTAGGACAATTTTCCGGAGGGATGAAACGCCGCTGTAACCTCATCGCCGGAACCCTCCACAATCCGAAAGTGCTTTTTTTGGACGAGCCTACCGTAGGCGTAGATGTACAATCTAAAAAAGTAATCATTGATTTCCTTTTAGAATTGAATAAAAGCGGAACATGCATCATCTATACTTCCCACCATCTTTCTGAGGCAGAAGAATTCTGTACGAAGATTGCCATTATTGACAAAGGAAGAATTCATGCAGTAGGAACCCCTGAAGAACTTGTTTCCCAGATTTCCCATGCAGAAAACCTAGAAGATGTTTTCATTTCATTAACCGGAAAAGAATTAAGAGATGTTGTTGTATAA
- a CDS encoding ABC transporter permease, whose product MEIREENIINIHNFLPHREPMLMADYILELTKEKVVTSFEIKEDNIFVHNNELAEAGLIENLAQTCSSILGQSFFENPEADTKVIGFITNIKKIEIFGLPKVNDKIISKASLISQFENICHIFCETFNNDELLIRAEINLFIQEVKS is encoded by the coding sequence ATGGAAATCAGGGAAGAAAATATCATCAATATTCACAACTTTTTACCACATCGCGAACCGATGCTTATGGCAGACTATATCCTGGAACTGACCAAAGAAAAAGTAGTGACTTCCTTTGAAATAAAAGAAGATAACATTTTTGTTCATAACAATGAATTGGCTGAAGCCGGCTTAATTGAAAACCTGGCCCAAACCTGTTCATCCATCCTTGGACAAAGCTTCTTCGAAAATCCGGAAGCAGATACCAAAGTGATAGGCTTTATCACCAATATCAAAAAAATTGAAATTTTCGGACTTCCAAAAGTAAATGACAAGATCATTTCAAAAGCATCACTGATTTCCCAGTTTGAAAATATCTGCCATATCTTCTGCGAAACTTTCAACAATGATGAATTGTTGATCAGAGCAGAGATTAACCTGTTTATTCAGGAAGTAAAATCGTAA
- a CDS encoding M16 family metallopeptidase yields the protein MKKFFISVSLFCMLSAMAQKFDTQKLTDAQGYTYETVKNDLAGVRVYTLKNGLKVYLAKNEDAPRIQTYIPVRTGSNNDPSDNTGLAHYLEHMVFKGTSKLGTQDWAKEKALLQQISDLYEQHKAEKDPAKKKELYKKIDEVSQEASKYAIANEYDKAISSLGATGTNAHTWLDETVYKNNIPSNELEKWLRVEKERFSELVLRLFHTELEAVYEEYNRAQDNDGRLVNYALMEALFPKHPNGQQTTIGTSEHLKSPSMVAIHKYFDTYYVPNNMAVVLVGDLDFDKTIKLVDQYFGAFKYKELPMKKMVTEEPMTQIVSRTVKSPSTPRMTMAWRTDSYGSQEARLADVVAEILSNRGDAGLIDLNINQKQKTLGAGAYESPFKMYGTFALVVTPKEGQSFDEAKKLLLDQLDLVKKGQFPDWMLKAIVNDKKVQRMKGLETADGLATELYDSYIKGRTWEQELDEINQYEKITKADVVKFANDFFKDNYVVVYKEKGVNDKLVRVENPGITPIKLNREAQSPFLKDILNTKVAEIKPEFIDYKTVIQTSKVKDKTLSFVKNKYNEIAQVSYVFPFGTDNDKELSLAGTLFEYLGTDKYTPEQLKEEFYKLGITYSFRTSNDQTTVTLSGLESNMKKGVELMNHWMTNVKADKSIYNQTVKTILEAREAAKKDKVRIMSALSNYAKYGKDSRMTDVISKARLESIDAVELMKKIKTLNQYPYEVLLYGQDKAGMEKAVQPYIVNASLQPAKAKEYAEPATTGKVYFTNYDMVQMEMAKVAKGSPVNLSNFGKANVFNEYFGRGLSSIVFQEIRESKSLAYSAYVSYANASEKGHANYITNYIGTQANKLPLAVNAMSDLMAELPQIPTQFENARGSALKQIASNRINRTNIFFSQLALKKLGVDYDLRKDTYAEIQSLTLPQLTGFYNTEVKPVQYNTAIIGKKENLNMESINKMGTFQEVSLEEIFGY from the coding sequence ATGAAGAAATTTTTTATTTCTGTTTCGCTTTTCTGTATGCTTAGTGCTATGGCACAGAAATTCGATACTCAAAAACTGACAGATGCCCAGGGCTATACGTATGAAACGGTAAAGAATGACCTGGCGGGGGTAAGAGTATATACCCTGAAAAACGGATTGAAAGTTTATCTGGCTAAAAATGAAGACGCACCAAGAATCCAAACCTATATTCCGGTAAGGACAGGATCTAATAATGATCCGAGTGATAATACAGGATTGGCTCACTACTTAGAGCATATGGTTTTTAAAGGAACATCAAAACTTGGAACCCAGGATTGGGCAAAGGAAAAAGCTTTGTTACAACAGATTTCTGACCTTTATGAACAGCATAAAGCAGAAAAAGATCCGGCAAAGAAAAAGGAATTGTATAAAAAGATCGATGAGGTTTCTCAGGAGGCTTCAAAATATGCTATTGCCAATGAATATGATAAAGCGATCTCTTCCCTGGGAGCTACGGGAACAAACGCCCATACCTGGCTGGATGAAACGGTTTACAAAAACAATATCCCATCCAATGAGCTTGAAAAATGGCTGCGAGTTGAAAAGGAGCGTTTTTCGGAACTGGTACTTCGTCTTTTCCATACGGAATTGGAAGCAGTGTATGAAGAGTACAACAGAGCACAGGATAACGACGGCCGTTTGGTAAACTACGCTTTGATGGAAGCTCTTTTCCCAAAACATCCGAACGGGCAGCAGACGACAATTGGTACTTCTGAGCACCTGAAAAGCCCTTCAATGGTAGCTATTCACAAGTATTTTGATACTTATTATGTTCCTAATAATATGGCTGTAGTATTGGTTGGAGATCTTGATTTTGACAAAACTATAAAATTAGTTGACCAATATTTCGGAGCATTTAAATACAAGGAGCTTCCGATGAAAAAGATGGTAACAGAGGAGCCAATGACCCAGATTGTTTCCAGAACAGTGAAAAGCCCGTCTACCCCAAGAATGACCATGGCGTGGAGAACAGATTCTTATGGAAGCCAGGAAGCGAGACTGGCAGATGTGGTGGCTGAAATTTTAAGCAACAGAGGAGATGCAGGTTTAATTGACCTGAATATCAATCAAAAGCAGAAAACTTTAGGAGCGGGAGCTTACGAATCTCCGTTCAAAATGTATGGAACATTTGCACTGGTAGTGACTCCTAAAGAAGGGCAAAGTTTTGATGAAGCTAAAAAACTATTGCTGGATCAGCTTGATTTGGTTAAAAAAGGACAGTTTCCTGATTGGATGCTGAAAGCTATCGTCAATGATAAAAAGGTTCAGCGCATGAAAGGATTGGAAACTGCTGATGGCCTGGCAACCGAACTTTATGATTCCTATATCAAAGGAAGAACATGGGAACAGGAGCTGGATGAGATCAATCAGTACGAAAAAATTACGAAGGCTGATGTGGTGAAATTTGCTAATGATTTCTTTAAGGATAACTATGTGGTAGTTTATAAAGAAAAAGGAGTAAATGATAAGCTTGTTCGTGTAGAAAACCCCGGAATTACTCCAATTAAACTGAACAGAGAAGCACAATCTCCTTTCCTTAAGGATATTTTAAATACTAAAGTTGCTGAGATTAAGCCTGAATTCATCGATTATAAAACAGTAATTCAGACTTCGAAGGTAAAAGATAAGACTTTAAGTTTCGTAAAGAATAAATACAATGAAATTGCTCAGGTAAGTTATGTTTTCCCTTTCGGAACAGACAATGATAAGGAACTTTCATTAGCAGGAACTCTTTTTGAATATCTTGGAACGGATAAATATACTCCGGAGCAACTGAAAGAGGAGTTTTATAAGTTAGGAATCACTTACAGTTTCAGAACGTCTAATGATCAGACCACGGTAACTTTATCAGGTCTTGAAAGCAATATGAAAAAAGGAGTGGAGCTGATGAACCACTGGATGACGAATGTAAAAGCTGATAAGTCTATTTATAACCAGACGGTAAAAACCATTCTAGAAGCCAGAGAAGCTGCTAAAAAAGATAAGGTGAGAATTATGAGCGCGCTTTCCAATTATGCAAAATATGGGAAAGACTCAAGAATGACAGATGTTATTTCCAAAGCCCGCCTTGAAAGCATTGATGCGGTAGAGCTGATGAAAAAAATCAAGACCCTGAATCAATATCCTTATGAGGTGCTTCTTTATGGTCAGGATAAGGCAGGAATGGAGAAAGCAGTACAGCCTTATATTGTGAATGCAAGTCTGCAGCCGGCAAAAGCTAAGGAATATGCAGAACCTGCAACAACAGGAAAGGTTTATTTTACGAACTATGACATGGTACAGATGGAAATGGCTAAAGTTGCAAAAGGGAGCCCTGTAAATCTAAGCAATTTCGGAAAGGCTAATGTTTTCAATGAGTATTTTGGGAGAGGTTTATCATCAATCGTTTTCCAGGAAATCAGAGAAAGTAAGTCTTTAGCTTATTCTGCGTATGTTTCTTATGCTAACGCTTCAGAAAAAGGACATGCGAATTATATCACGAATTATATCGGGACACAAGCAAATAAGCTTCCTTTAGCGGTAAACGCAATGAGTGATCTGATGGCTGAATTGCCACAAATTCCAACACAGTTTGAAAATGCAAGAGGTTCTGCATTAAAGCAGATCGCTTCTAACAGAATTAACAGAACTAATATCTTCTTTAGTCAATTAGCTCTGAAAAAACTAGGGGTTGATTATGACCTTAGAAAAGATACTTATGCTGAAATTCAAAGTTTGACCTTACCACAGTTAACAGGATTCTATAATACAGAAGTGAAACCTGTACAGTACAATACTGCGATCATCGGTAAAAAAGAAAACCTGAATATGGAGTCTATCAATAAGATGGGAACATTCCAGGAGGTTTCTCTTGAAGAGATCTTCGGATACTAA
- a CDS encoding BtrH N-terminal domain-containing protein — protein MKLNFEHHQTAHCENGVASNLLLNRGLKLSEPMIFGIGSGLFFVYLPFLKVNFAPGFSYRPMPGAIFSKAAKRLGIKIKREKFSNPQDAQKALERNLEQNIPTGLQVGVFNLTYFPEEYKFHFNAHNLVVYGKEDGKFLISDPVMDYTTTLTEAELEKVRYAKGALPPKGHMYYPVYIPENVHLEEAIKKGIKDTCKNMLAPVPLIGVKAMRWVAKSIPKWAEKKGTKVTNHYLGQLIRMQEEIGTGGGGFRFIYGAFLQEAAVILKNDELKGLSKEITAIGDLWRDFAVDIARVYKNRNAKSDIYNTLSKTMLHIADLEEAFYKKLRKAI, from the coding sequence ATGAAATTAAACTTTGAACACCACCAGACTGCGCATTGCGAAAACGGTGTTGCTTCTAATCTACTGCTTAACAGAGGACTGAAACTAAGTGAGCCTATGATCTTCGGGATCGGTTCAGGACTGTTTTTTGTCTACCTGCCTTTTTTAAAGGTGAATTTCGCTCCGGGCTTCAGCTATCGTCCGATGCCGGGGGCTATTTTCAGTAAAGCAGCAAAAAGATTAGGAATTAAAATCAAAAGAGAAAAATTCTCAAATCCTCAGGATGCTCAAAAGGCTCTTGAGAGAAATTTAGAACAAAATATTCCTACAGGACTTCAGGTAGGTGTTTTTAACCTTACCTATTTCCCTGAAGAGTATAAATTTCACTTCAATGCCCATAATCTTGTAGTATATGGTAAAGAAGACGGAAAATTTCTTATCAGTGATCCGGTAATGGATTATACCACCACCCTTACCGAAGCAGAACTTGAAAAAGTAAGATATGCCAAAGGAGCACTTCCTCCAAAAGGACACATGTACTATCCTGTTTATATTCCTGAAAATGTTCATCTGGAAGAAGCCATAAAAAAAGGAATTAAGGATACCTGCAAAAACATGCTTGCGCCAGTACCGCTTATTGGGGTAAAAGCGATGAGATGGGTAGCCAAAAGCATCCCTAAATGGGCAGAAAAAAAGGGAACAAAGGTGACCAATCATTATCTGGGCCAGCTGATAAGAATGCAGGAGGAAATAGGAACAGGAGGCGGAGGCTTCAGGTTTATTTATGGAGCATTCCTACAGGAAGCCGCTGTTATCCTTAAAAACGATGAATTAAAAGGACTTTCAAAGGAAATTACTGCTATTGGTGATCTTTGGAGAGACTTTGCCGTAGATATTGCGAGAGTTTACAAAAACAGAAATGCCAAGAGCGATATCTACAACACCTTATCTAAAACGATGCTTCATATTGCAGATTTAGAAGAAGCTTTCTATAAAAAACTGAGAAAAGCAATCTGA
- a CDS encoding dialkylrecorsinol condensing enzyme DarA, translating to MKKNILVIYYSQTGQLEDIVRNIARPFEAQKDEYDITYYNIKLKEDFPFPWPGDVFFNTFPESYLQIPKEIVPPSEEILNKKYDLILFGYQVWYLTPSIPIISFLKSGYAEGILKDTPVVTISGTRNMWMLSQEKLKVYLRDLKARLVGNIALVDRHDNYTSVLTILRWLTTGQKGKSGMLPAAGVSDEEIAGSVKYGKIIEKHFKNNDLGNLQPDLVKNGAIEIRPFLVRVEKVGNKIFTVWSNLIIKKKEKRPLLIKFFKVYLMAAIWIISPVVLVLHLLTTPIFWFKRQKQKRYLQGINLK from the coding sequence ATGAAAAAAAATATACTTGTCATATATTATTCTCAAACCGGCCAGCTGGAGGATATTGTGAGAAATATTGCCAGGCCTTTTGAAGCTCAGAAGGATGAATATGATATTACTTATTATAATATTAAGCTAAAGGAGGATTTTCCTTTTCCCTGGCCAGGTGATGTTTTTTTCAACACTTTTCCGGAATCCTATTTACAGATCCCAAAAGAAATTGTACCGCCTTCAGAAGAAATACTGAACAAAAAGTATGACCTCATCCTGTTCGGATACCAGGTATGGTATCTCACACCATCAATCCCGATTATCTCATTTTTAAAAAGTGGTTATGCAGAAGGTATCCTGAAAGATACTCCTGTAGTTACCATTTCCGGAACCCGAAACATGTGGATGCTTTCCCAGGAAAAACTGAAAGTATATTTAAGGGACCTAAAAGCCAGGCTCGTAGGAAACATTGCATTGGTAGACAGACATGATAATTACACCAGCGTACTGACTATTCTTCGATGGCTGACTACAGGGCAAAAGGGGAAATCCGGCATGCTTCCTGCGGCAGGAGTTTCGGATGAAGAGATTGCAGGTTCGGTAAAATATGGAAAGATTATCGAAAAACATTTTAAAAACAATGATCTCGGAAATTTACAGCCGGATCTTGTAAAAAATGGAGCTATCGAAATTCGTCCGTTTTTAGTGCGTGTAGAAAAGGTAGGGAACAAGATTTTCACAGTATGGTCTAATCTGATTATCAAGAAAAAAGAGAAACGTCCATTGCTGATAAAATTCTTTAAGGTATATTTGATGGCTGCGATATGGATCATCTCACCTGTCGTTTTGGTGTTACACCTGCTTACAACCCCTATATTTTGGTTTAAAAGACAAAAACAAAAAAGATATTTACAAGGAATTAATTTAAAATAG